The genomic interval CGCCCGGTTTGTTGACGATATTGACCGGCTGGCCGAGTTGGTCGGACATCACCTGCGCGGCCGCGCGAGCAACCAGGTCGGTCTGGCCGCCGGCGCCGTAGCCCACCATCATGGTGATCGGCCGATCGGGATAGGCGTCTTCGGCAAAGACCACGCCCGAGAGACTGGCAAGGCTCAGGGCCGCACCGCTGAGAAGGCCGAAAAGCCCCCGTTTGGTAATCGATTTCATCGCTCATCCTCCCTTTTGATTGCGAGAAACGTCCCGGTCTTCCGGGTCAGTAAAATCATGCGCGTCATGCCTGCCGACCGATGCCGCCAGCTTGCTGCCATGGCCGATCCACCAGGCAACCACCACGGTCAGCACCAGAAAGACGAGCGCGATCGGGTGCTGCAGCAGATTGAGCGCGTTGTGATCGAGCAGTTGCAGCGACTGGCGGAAGCTCAGCTCCAGATTGGGGCCGATGACGAAGCCGATCAGGAAGGTGACGAAGGAAAAATCGAGCTTGCGTGCGAAGAACCCGACAACCGCGAAGGCGAGCATCACATAGATCGAGAAGATGCTGCCGGTTTCCATATAGGCGCCGATGCTGCACAGAAGCAGCACGCCCGGAATGATCAGCCGCATCGGCGCCTTGATGATCTGGGCGAACACGCGCTGGCCGAGATAGCCGATCGCCAGCATGATCACGCTGGCGCACAGCATCGCGGCATAGACATCGGCGACGAGGCGCGGCTGTTGTTTGAACATCAGCGGGCCGGGCGTCAGCCCGTGCAGGATGAAGGCGGCGATCAGGATCGCGGCGATGACGCTGCCGGGTATGCCGAGCGCGAAGAGCGGGATCAGGCTTGCGGGCACGACGGCGTTGTCCGCGCTTTCGGCGGCCGCCACGCCCTCGATCATGCCCGTGCCGAATTTCTCCGGCGTCTTGGAGGCCTTGCGGGTCGCGCCATAGGACATGAACGAGCCGACGCTGGCGCCAAGACCCGGCAATATGCCGACGACCGAACCGATCAGCGTGCCGCGCGCAATCGCGGGAAAGCAGCGGCGCCATTCAGACCACAGGATCACGCGGTCCTCGCGCCTGTCGCTGTCGCGGATCTGGCCGGTCGCGGAATCGAGCGTCTTGAGATTGCCCGCCTGCACCACCATTTCGGCGACCGCCAGCATGCCGATCGCCATCGGCACCAGCTTGATGCCGTCATCGAACTCCAGCAGACCGAAGCTCATGCGCGGCACGAAGGTTTCGGTCTCGAACCCGATCGTGGCGAAGAAGATGCCGAGCGCGCCGGCGATCAGCCCCTTGGTCATCGAGGTGCCGGAAAGCCCGCCGATGAAGGTGAGCGAGAACAGCAGGATCGCGCAGAGTTCCACCGGACCGATCAGAAGCGCATAGCGCGCCAACGGCGCGGCCAGCAGGATCAGGATGATGGTCGAGATGAAGTCGCCGATCACCGAGGCGAACAGCCCCATTTTCAGCGCCTTCTGCGCCTTGCCCTGGCGGGCCAGCGGATAGCCGTCCAGCGCGGTCGGCGCGGAAGACGGTTCGCCGGGCGTATTGAGCAGGATAGCGGAGACCGCGCTGCCCGCGCCGCTGCCCTTGGCGATGCCGATCAGCATGCCGATGGCCGCCGGCGGGGTGAGGTAGAAGGTCAGCGGAATGGCGACCGCCACGCCGGTGCCCTTGCCAAGCCCCGGCAGCGCGCCGACGACATAGCCGATGAACACCCCGAGCGCGACCCATATCAGCGTGGCCGGGTGAAGGACATCCTGAAAACCGAGAAGGATATGGCTCATAGAATGCCCGTCCCAAGCAGCTTGTAAAATAGCAGCCAGACCGCGATCAGCAGCCCGGCGGTCATGCCGATGATCACCAGCGGCCGCCGCTCGCCCAGAAGCAGCAGGCTCGCTGCCACCAGGAAGATGCCGCTGGCAAGCGGGGCGAGAAGCAGGTAGAGCGCGATCGAGATCAGGAACACCGCGCCGATCCTGACCAGCGCCAGCATTTCGCCGCGCGTGATCGTCGGCTCGGCATCCTCCGGCGAGGGCTTCGCGCGCAGATTGGAAAACGCCAGAAAGGCCGACAGCGCGACCACGACGACCATCATCATGTGCGGCACGAGTCGGGGCGACATCATGCCGTCAGGCCCCTCGCCGATCCCTTTCGGAATGATGAAGACAAGCGCAAACAGGCCCAGAAGAGCCAGAACAACGCCGGAAACGATATTGGCGCGTCTCAATTTTTCCTCCCGATCGGTGACGCGTTGGCGACAAACGCCTGCCGTCACTCTCCTCGGTTGCACTATCGCCGATCCAGCGAAAAGAAATAGTCGAAACTTCCTTCAATATGATAAGTTGTGTTTATGGCTAAGGCATCGAACCGTATCGACGGACTCCGTCTCAGACACCTGCGCGTCCTTGAACTGATCGACGAGCATCGCTCCCTGCGCGCCGTCGGGCAGGTCCTCAACCGGACCCAGCCCGCCGTTTCGCAAATGGTGAAGGATCTGGAATATGCCTTCGGCGTCGAACTGGTGGCGCGCTCCGTGCGCGGCGTCGGGCTGACGCCCGCCGGTCATGTCGCGCTGGAGCGGGCCCGTTCGGGGCTCTCCTCGCTTGACCAACTTGCGGCCGAGTTGAAGATCAGCCCGTCGCCGATCCTCAGGATCGGCACCAATCCGGCGCTGATCTTCAACCTGCTGCCCGCGACCCTCAGAATTCTCGACGCAGGAAACAATGCGGTCCGCTACCGCGTCTCGGCCGGTGTGGTCGGCGATATACTGCGCGAGCTCTGGGACGGCCGGATCGACTGTTATGTCGGACGGATCGACTGGAACCATATTCCCAAAACCGTGATGCCGTCGCTGCGCCACGATCCGCTGACGCACACCGACCTCGTGCTGGCCTGTTCGAAGAACCATCCTCTTGCGGGACGTTCCGATATCGACATTGCCGAACTGGCCGACTGGCCCTGGCTGCTGCCGCCGGCGGAAAGCAATAACCGCATCGCGCTCGAAACGGAACTGCGCAACCATGGCGTGATTCTTCCCCAGCCGATGCTGGAACTCAACGCCGGGCCCGGCTCGCTGCTCACGCTGACCCACGAAATGCAGGTGCTGACGCTCACGCCCCGTTTCATGCTCGAAAGCCGGCTCGCCGTCGGCGAGGTTGTTGCGCTCAATATTCCCGGTTTCGCGCTGCCCGAGATCCAGGTGGGGTTTGTCACGCTGGCCGAATACGAAACCATGGCCTCCGTCAGGAACTTCCGCCAGGCCCTGCGCCAGGCCGCCGAGGCGCTGACGGGTGAGCATGGCCGGCCCTGCCAGCTCGCCAATAGCGACCCGCTTTAATCTGGTTTAAAGCCCGCCCCTGCCTGTCTCCCCCATAATCGCAAACGTCTGGCGCGGCCCGCATTATTCGTCTAAAGGTCACGTTTCCCGTATATTAATTTCTTCTAAAGTGGCGAATGGAACTGCTTGCCGAACTGCGAAACAATACCAGCGACCTGCATCAGCGCCTCGATCGCGCGGTCAGCCGCACCCCGTTCGCCTCGCCCGAAGGCTATCAGCGTTTCCTGCTGATGCATGCCCGCGTGCTGCCGCAAGCCGAGCGCTGGCTTGCCGCCCAGCCGCTTTATGCGACGCTTCCCGGCGACAGGCTGCGCACGGCGGCGCTCGCGCGCGATCTTGAGGCGCTCGCGCTTTCAATGCCGGCAGGCGCTTGCGTTGCGGGCAACAGCAGCTCGGTCGCGGGTCTGGCCTATGTGCTGGAAGGCTCGCGGCTTGGCGCGCGTTATCTGCTCGGCCAGTTGGCGAAGGCCGGCGCGCCCTATCCCGTCGCCTTCCTGCGTCATGGCGAGGGCGAGGATCACTGGACATCTTTCCGGGCCTGGCTCGCCGCCCAGCCTGCCAACCAAAGCGCCGTCGCAACGGCCGTAACGTCAGCCAGGGCGCTTTTCGATGCCTATCTGGAGGCCGTTTGCCATCTTGAAGGAGCACAGGCGCAATGAACGACCGGGTCGATCTGACCAATTGCGATCGCGAGCCGATCCATCTTCTCGGCCGCGTGCAGGCCTTCGGCTTTCTGGTCGCCGTCGCGCCCGACTGGACGATCTCGCATGTCTCCGAGAACATCGGCAATTTTCTCGACGTTGCGGCAGCGTCGCTGCTTGGCCGGCAGGCAGAGGCGCTGCTTCCGGCGGACACGATCCATACCATCCGAAACGGGCTGCAATTCCTCAATCCGCATCGCGGCGTGGAGGTGATCTACGACCTCGGCATCGCCGGGTCCGCAAACCGGTTCGATGCTTCGGTGCACAGGTTCAACGACACCATCATCATCGAGTTCGAGCCCGCAACGCCGGTGGAGGGCGCGGCCACCGACATGGCCAATGTGCGCAACGCCATCGACCGCATGGCCGAGCTCCCGTCCTTTGCCGCGGTCTACAGCCACACCGTCCGCTTCGTGAAGCTGATCACCGGCTTCGACCGGGTGATGCTCTACAAGTTCGGCGCGGACGATACCGGCGAAGTGGTGGCGGAGGCCAGGAAGCACGATCTCGAACCGTTCCTGAACCTGCGCTATCCGGCCACCGACATTCCAAAACAGGCGCGCGCGCTCTATGTCGAAAACCCGATCCGGCTGATCGGTTCCGTTGCGGACGAAGGATCACCGATCCTTGCCCTTGACGGCGAGGTGCTGGACCTTTCGGGAAGCCGGCTCAGAAGCGTGTCGACCATCCATCTCGAATATCTGCGCAACATGAATGTCGGCGCCTCGATGTCGATCTCGGTGATCGTCAACGGCGCGCTGTGGGGGCTGATCGCCTGTCACCACGGCAAGACCCATGTTCCCTCGATGCGGCTTCGAAATGCCGCGCTGCTGTTCGGCCACATGCTGTCTCTGATCCTGCAGACGCGGCTTTCAGCCGACGAGCGCGCCAATGACGAGGTGGTGCACCGGCTGACGACGCATATTTCCCGCACGCTTTCGAAGGACGCCACCACGCCGGAACTGCTGCGGTCCTCCGCCGAATCCTTCGCCGACATTCTCAAGGCCGATGGCTACGCCGTGGTGCAGGAGAACAAGGTCGTGGTTGGCGGCGACGCGCCGGAGGCGGCCGATATCCTCGCGCTCTGCGACCATCTGAACGCGCTGCCCGGCAACGCCGTCTACGCCAATCACGAGATCGGCACATTCATGCCGGACGCGGAGCGCCTTGTCGCAAAGGCAGCCGGCGTGCTGTCGATCCCGATCTCGCGCTCGCCGCGCGACTATCTGCTGTTCTTCCGGGTCGAACTGATGCAGCAGGTCAACTGGGCCGGCAATCCGGAAAAGCCGGTGAGCTACGGCCCTAACGGCGCCCGGCTGACGCCGCGCAAGAGTTTTGAGACCTGGCAAACGACGGTGCGCGGCCAAAGCGTGCCGTGGTCCGCCGCCGATATCCGC from Martelella mediterranea DSM 17316 carries:
- a CDS encoding tripartite tricarboxylate transporter permease — translated: MSHILLGFQDVLHPATLIWVALGVFIGYVVGALPGLGKGTGVAVAIPLTFYLTPPAAIGMLIGIAKGSGAGSAVSAILLNTPGEPSSAPTALDGYPLARQGKAQKALKMGLFASVIGDFISTIILILLAAPLARYALLIGPVELCAILLFSLTFIGGLSGTSMTKGLIAGALGIFFATIGFETETFVPRMSFGLLEFDDGIKLVPMAIGMLAVAEMVVQAGNLKTLDSATGQIRDSDRREDRVILWSEWRRCFPAIARGTLIGSVVGILPGLGASVGSFMSYGATRKASKTPEKFGTGMIEGVAAAESADNAVVPASLIPLFALGIPGSVIAAILIAAFILHGLTPGPLMFKQQPRLVADVYAAMLCASVIMLAIGYLGQRVFAQIIKAPMRLIIPGVLLLCSIGAYMETGSIFSIYVMLAFAVVGFFARKLDFSFVTFLIGFVIGPNLELSFRQSLQLLDHNALNLLQHPIALVFLVLTVVVAWWIGHGSKLAASVGRHDAHDFTDPEDRDVSRNQKGG
- a CDS encoding LysR family transcriptional regulator, whose translation is MAKASNRIDGLRLRHLRVLELIDEHRSLRAVGQVLNRTQPAVSQMVKDLEYAFGVELVARSVRGVGLTPAGHVALERARSGLSSLDQLAAELKISPSPILRIGTNPALIFNLLPATLRILDAGNNAVRYRVSAGVVGDILRELWDGRIDCYVGRIDWNHIPKTVMPSLRHDPLTHTDLVLACSKNHPLAGRSDIDIAELADWPWLLPPAESNNRIALETELRNHGVILPQPMLELNAGPGSLLTLTHEMQVLTLTPRFMLESRLAVGEVVALNIPGFALPEIQVGFVTLAEYETMASVRNFRQALRQAAEALTGEHGRPCQLANSDPL
- a CDS encoding tripartite tricarboxylate transporter TctB family protein encodes the protein MRRANIVSGVVLALLGLFALVFIIPKGIGEGPDGMMSPRLVPHMMMVVVVALSAFLAFSNLRAKPSPEDAEPTITRGEMLALVRIGAVFLISIALYLLLAPLASGIFLVAASLLLLGERRPLVIIGMTAGLLIAVWLLFYKLLGTGIL
- a CDS encoding HWE histidine kinase domain-containing protein, with translation MNDRVDLTNCDREPIHLLGRVQAFGFLVAVAPDWTISHVSENIGNFLDVAAASLLGRQAEALLPADTIHTIRNGLQFLNPHRGVEVIYDLGIAGSANRFDASVHRFNDTIIIEFEPATPVEGAATDMANVRNAIDRMAELPSFAAVYSHTVRFVKLITGFDRVMLYKFGADDTGEVVAEARKHDLEPFLNLRYPATDIPKQARALYVENPIRLIGSVADEGSPILALDGEVLDLSGSRLRSVSTIHLEYLRNMNVGASMSISVIVNGALWGLIACHHGKTHVPSMRLRNAALLFGHMLSLILQTRLSADERANDEVVHRLTTHISRTLSKDATTPELLRSSAESFADILKADGYAVVQENKVVVGGDAPEAADILALCDHLNALPGNAVYANHEIGTFMPDAERLVAKAAGVLSIPISRSPRDYLLFFRVELMQQVNWAGNPEKPVSYGPNGARLTPRKSFETWQTTVRGQSVPWSAADIRAASQLRIMLLEVVLRLTEEAGRERKLANEKQELLIAELNHRVRNILGLVRGLISQTSVGAISTSELVAKLDGRVQTLARAHDQITRHHWAPAALTELIEAEAESYLLDRKTRLETTGPSVLLTSKAYTSMALVIHEMMTNSAKYGALSSARGTVRIDWSLGPDESLQIDWREIGGPPVKAPKRRGFGSTIIERTIPFELSGRADISYRLEGVTAAFWLPAEHVVAEEPEPAPAAVEQVSAPTAFTPPKSVLVVEDNLMIALDAEMIFERLGCLETAIAPTVEAAVGMLDRRDSPFDFGLLDINLGNETSFEVARRLKRDGVPFAFASGYGDSLTLPEDLEDIRILSKPYDKDMIRGLFG
- a CDS encoding biliverdin-producing heme oxygenase, with the protein product MELLAELRNNTSDLHQRLDRAVSRTPFASPEGYQRFLLMHARVLPQAERWLAAQPLYATLPGDRLRTAALARDLEALALSMPAGACVAGNSSSVAGLAYVLEGSRLGARYLLGQLAKAGAPYPVAFLRHGEGEDHWTSFRAWLAAQPANQSAVATAVTSARALFDAYLEAVCHLEGAQAQ